One genomic window of Coffea eugenioides isolate CCC68of chromosome 1, Ceug_1.0, whole genome shotgun sequence includes the following:
- the LOC113751740 gene encoding putative RING-H2 finger protein ATL53, protein MPPSPPPTSSFEPSQWNPMVIALVAVVCCIFLLFSYQRILQLHCSHFGSITNSRNQGQSRRLHDAVADDPSLQLQSRGLDSFVMHSLPITQFKKNNEEETCKGITDCAVCLGEFEEGESLKHLPHCSHVFHVSCIDTWFQTHSSCPLCRSYVFNLTTHQEHSVSVYTLLETLSREEFSQDRAENYQILRSHVLQTSTEDGNSNSH, encoded by the coding sequence ATGCCACCAAGCCCGCCCCCAACTTCAAGCTTTGAACCTTCACAATGGAATCCCATGGTGATTGCATTGGTTGCTGTCGTTTGTTGCATCTTCCTTTTGTTCAGCTATCAGAGGATTCTTCAACTTCATTGCAGTCACTTTGGTTCAATAACAAACTCCCGGAATCAAGGCCAAAGTCGACGTCTGCATGACGCTGTCGCCGATGATCCTTCTCTACAGCTCCAAAGCCGTGGACTAGATTCCTTTGTGATGCACTCGCTGCCCATTACGCAATTCAAGAAGAATAATGAAGAGGAAACCTGTAAAGGAATTACAGATTGTGCAGTTTGTTTGGGGGAGTTTGAAGAAGGTGAATCGCTGAAGCATTTACCACATTGTTCTCATGTATTTCATGTCTCCTGCATTGATACTTGGTTTCAGACTCATTCCAGCTGCCCACTATGCAGATCATACGTCTTTAATCTAACAACGCACCAGGAACACTCGGTATCCGTGTACACGTTGCTAGAAACTTTGAGCAGGGAAGAATTCAGTCAAGATagagcagaaaactaccaaattCTTCGATCCCACGTATTGCAAACTTCTACAGAGGATGGAAACTCAAATAGCCATTGA
- the LOC113775807 gene encoding uncharacterized protein LOC113775807: MEEFASLWSYQESVDDLKQKLLCTALELEQLKVEANEEMRKNKEYVKQLIQLLKMACQERDEARDQLQKMLNKVIPSTNSTELLSGLPQFQPDSPLVKPAKANSSITESNSFSETHNYPSHGSSPGESFLDAVSSPELSNINMGDSGSIAFVNQPLIQDCKGIISNNMLPSGIPKVDHASLVIDNLAQGKNLPQKGKFLKAVLDAGPLLQNLLVAGPLPRWRNPPQLQTFHIPPVSIRGCDADMINMKSATNMSLLASRSLTSRPYAEMSCASSQILSSSMLNFTNGPIGSCLGSDRLISAGANANTYVSLGKRQRLY; encoded by the exons ATGGAAGAATTTGCTTCTTTATGGAGTTATCAAGAG AGCGTTGATGATTTGAAACAGAAGCTGCTATGCACCGCTCTTGAACTTGAACAACTGAAGGTGGAAGCAAATGAGGAAATGAGAAAAAACAAGGAATATGTGAAGCAACTTATCCAACTCTTGAAGATGGCTTGCCAAGAAAGAGATGAAGCAAGAGATCAACTTCAAAAGATGCTGAACAAAGTCATCCCTTCAACAAATTCAACTGAGCTCCTTTCAGGCTTGCCTCAATTTCAACCAGATAGTCCTCTTGTAAAGCCTGCAAAAGCAAATTCAAGCATAACTGAGTCAAACAGTTTCTCTGAAACACATAACTATCCTTCACACGGTTCATCCCCAGGTGAATCCTTTCTCGATGCTGTCTCATCCCCGGAACTCTCGAACATCAACATGGGTGATTCAGGCAGCATTGCATTTGTGAACCAACCATTGATTCAAGACTGTAAGGGGATCATTTCCAACAACATGCTCCCTTCAGGAATTCCAAAAGTTGACCATGCCTCTTTGGTGATTGATAATCTTGCCCAAGGGAAAAATTTGCCCCAGAAAGGGAAGTTCCTTAAGGCTGTCCTTGATGCAGGGCCACTTCTTCAGAATCTTCTTGTTGCCGGGCCACTTCCTAGGTGGCGTAATCCTCCTCAGCTCCAGACATTTCACATTCCCCCGGTTTCAATCAGAGGTTGTGATGCTGATATGATCAATATGAAAAGTGCTACAAATATGAGCCTTCTTGCTTCAAGATCACTTACTTCACGACCTTATGCTGAAATGTCATGTGCCTCTTCCCAAATTTTGTCATCGTCCATGTTGAATTTTACCAACGGCCCTATTGGATCCTGTCTGGGAAGTGATAGGTTGATATCAGCTGGAGCAAATGCAAACACTTATGTTTCACTGGGTAAGAGGCAGAGGCTCTATTGA
- the LOC113779334 gene encoding monofunctional riboflavin biosynthesis protein RIBA 3, chloroplastic, whose protein sequence is MDCIVVFHHQLVPRISVGQRYSFRTVDAGVGLGIYGKRPFVSTCWAVGVPGGLSDESSSSSQINPNGSLFSASDEPSSTTFGTLDAEITPETIDFFVSDAEGDPDCPTAGYSSIEQALNMLRKGKSVIVVDDENEEIEGNLVMAASYANPQAVAFLLKHGSGIVSVGMKSDDLERLQLPLMSPENEDDSSAPSFTITVDARVGTTTGVSASDRAKTVLALSSPSSRPEDFRRPGHVFPLKHRNGGVLRRAGHTEASVDLVMLAGLRPTSVLSAVVDGEDGSIASLPCLRKLALEQNIPIVSITDLIRYRRKRENLVERTAISRLPTKWGLFQAYCYRSKLDGTEHIAVVKGEIGNGQEVLVRVHSECLTGDIFGSRRCDCGNQLDLAMQLIEQAGRGVVLYLRGHEGRGIGLGHKLQAYNLQDQGHDTVEANLQLGFAADVREYGIGAQILRDIGIRTMRLMTNNPAKFIGLKGYGLAVVGRVPVLTPITEENKRYLETKRAKMGHIYESGERGLLDAFINPDIDENDPPEENQRK, encoded by the exons ATGGATTGTATAGTTGTGTTTCACCATCAATTGGTTCCTCGTATTTCAGTCGGCCAACGTTATAGCTTCAGAACTGTTGATGCAGGAGTAGGACTAGGGATATACGGGAAGAGACCATTCGTTTCCACTTGCTGGGCTGTTGGGGTGCCTGGAGGCTTGTCTGATGAGAGCTCTAGTTCATCGCAGATTAATCCAAATGGCTCTCTCTTCAGTGCCTCAGATGAGCCTTCTTCAACAACTTTCGGCACCTTGGATGCTGAGATAACACCTGAAACAATTGATTTCTTTGTCAGTGATGCTGAGGGCGATCCTGATTGCCCCACTGCAGGCTATTCTTCGATTGAACAAGCCCTGAATATGTTGCGCAAAGGAAAG TCTGTGATAGTTGTAGACgatgaaaatgaagagattgaaGGAAATCTTGTGATGGCTGCATCTTATGCGAATCCACAAGCTGTTGCATTTTTGTTAAAACATGGATCTGGAATTGTTTCAGTAGGAATGAAAAGTGACGATCTTGAGAGGTTACAGCTCCCTTTGATGTCACCCGAAAACGAAGATGATTCTTCTGCTCCATCTTTCACGATTACAGTG GATGCCAGAGTGGGCACTACTACTGGTGTATCAGCTTCAGACCGGGCTAAGACAGTCCTTGCACTCTCATCTCCTAGTTCCAGGCCCGAAGATTTTAGAAGGCCAGGCCATGTCTTTCCCCTCAAGCATCGGAATGGTGGGGTTTTGAGGAGAGCTGGACATACTGAGGCTTCTGTTGATTTGGTTATGCTGGCTGGCCTGCGGCCTACATCTGTACTTTCTGCAGTTGTTGATGGAGAGGATGGCTCCATCGCATCCTTGCCTTGTTTAAGAAAGTTAGCCCTGGAGCAGAACATCCCAATTGTCTCAATTACGGACTTGATCAG GTACaggagaaagagggaaaatCTGGTTGAAAGGACAGCAATTTCTCGTTTGCCGACTAAATGGGGTTTATTTCAGGCTTACTGTTATCGCTCAAAGCTTGATGGAACAGAACATATAGCAGTTGTAAAG GGGGAAATTGGAAATGGTCAAGAAGTCCTAGTAAGGGTTCACTCTGAATGTTTGACAGGGGATATTTTTGGGTCAAGGCGATGTGATTGTGGAAATCAGTTAGACCTGGCAATGCAGTTAATTGAGCAAGCCGGCAGGGGAGTTGTTCTCTATCTCCGGGGCCACGAAGGGAGGGGTATTGGCCTAGGTCACAAGCTTCAGGCCTATAACTTGCAAGACCAAGGCCATGACACTGTGGAAGCCAATCTTCAGCTTGGTTTTGCAGCAGATGTACGCGAATATGGGATAGGTGCACAG ATACTACGTGACATCGGAATTCGTACCATGCGCCTAATGACTAACAACCCGGCCAAGTTCATCGGTCTGAAGGGCTATGGTTTGGCAGTTGTTGGACGGGTTCCAGTTTTGACTCCCATCACCGAGGAAAACAAGAGGTATTTGGAAACTAAGAGAGCAAAGATGGGGCATATCTATGAATCCGGCGAACGAGGACTATTGGATGCATTTATTAACCCAGATATTGATGAAAATGATCCTCCTGAGGAAAACCAGAGAAAATGA